The genomic segment CGCAGTCGCCGCGCCAGCCAATCGGACAGCCCGCCCGCCGGCGCGTCGCCGACGTTCAACTGAAGGAAGTCCGACCCCGATGTTTTGGACCGGTCGGCAACGTCGCCATTGGACCTGTTCATCGGACCAATGTAACGCGAGGGTGAAGTCATGAACATCGATCCGGCCACCGCCCCTCCCACCGTCGACGCACGGTCCCCATCGCACCATCTCGCCACGCAGGCGCACGACGTGTGGGAGCGGGACGTGCCGAAGCCCGGCTACGTGCACGGATACTCGCCGGTCGAGGCCCGCCGACTGAACGATCAGGCGGATACCCTGGCGGCCCTGCTGCACGCCGGCACCGTCTACCCGGCCGGCAGTCGCGTCCTCGAGGCCGGATGTGGGGTGGGGGCCCAGACCGCGCACCTGGCATCGGGCAGCCCAGGGGCGCACATCACGGCGGTGGACGTCTCCGAGGACTCGCTCGCGCAGGCCCGCGCCCGCCTGGCGGCCCAGGCGCCCGGGGCCCGAGTGCGGTGGCGGTGTGCCGATCTGTACGAACTGCCCTTCCCAGACGCGACGTTCGACCACGCGTTCGTGTGCTTCGTGCTGGAACACCTGAAGGACCCCGAGGGCGCGTTGGAGGAATTGCGGCGCGTACTGCGACCCGGCGGCACCGTCACCGTCATCGAAGGCGACCACGGATCGGCGTTCTTCCACCCCGACAGCGCCTACGCCCGCGCGGCGATCGACCGCCAGATCCAACTGCAATCCGCAGCCGGCGGAAACGCGCTGATCGGCCGACGGCTGGAGCCCCTGCTGTCCGCGGTCGGGTTCACCGATGTCGCGGTCCGCCCGTGCACGCTCTACGCCGACCGGTCCCGGCCCGGGTTGGTCGAAGGATTCACCCGCAACACCTTCATCGCCATGATCGAGGCCGTCCGCGACAACGCCCTGACGGCGGGTCTCACCACGCGGACCGAATGGGACCGCGGCATCGTCGACCTGTACCGCACGGCGGAGCCCGGCGGGACCTTCCACTACACGTTCTTCAAGGCGGTCGCCGTGAATCCGGGCTCGCCCACCGACGCGCAAGCCGCCGCGTCGCGTTCGAGGACCGCCTCATGTGGGTGACACTCGGCTTCCTCGCGGCGATCGCGCTCATCGGCGTCGCCTCGGCTACCGGACGCGGCGTACGCGACAGCCGTGATACGGCCTACGGACTGCGGGTACCCACCGCGACACCCCCACCACCCGTATCCCAGCCGGCCGCGACATCGCATCCCACGAACCGCCACCCACCCGCAGCCGTCGAGGTTGCGGTCGAGGTCGTGTCGGACATTCGACGTCACCACCACCACCGTCACCACCACGTAGTCCGCCGGCGCAACGGCTTCGGCCTCGCCACCACAGACATTCGTCGCGCTTGACCTCTCGCGCGTCAGTCCGCCGGCCAGTGCAGCTCGCGCGCCAGGGTTTTGGCGACGGCACGGATGCGGCGGTGTAGCGGCGACTGCTCGCGTGGGAGGACCAGGTGGATCGTCAGGCCGGGCGCGCCGCGCAGCGGTCGCCAGGTGAGACCGGCCGGTTGCGTCGTGACCGCGGCTTCTCCGGCCGGGGCGAGAGTGTTTCCGTCGAGCAGGTCGCGCTGGGACATGTCGAAAGAGACCGCGGGCGTATGGAATCGGGGGCGCGGCCGGGTGTCTCGAAACAGCGCGGACAGCTGATCGTGGATCACGGGGTTGGCCGCACGATCCGGAAGCCGCAGCGGATACGCGGCCGCGTCGGCGATCTCGATCTCCGGGTGCTCGGCCAGCGGATGGTGCCGCGCCAACTGGACCCCGATGCGCTGACGTCGCAGCAGATACCGGCGCACGCCACGGCCCGGCTGTTCACCGCGGGTGATCCCGGCATCGATGCGGCCGTCGGCGACCGCGGGGGAGATCTCCGGTGTCGCCATCGGGACCGCGCCGACCCGGAGCCCGCTGTTGCCGCGCATCAGCCTGTCCACCAGGGCCGGTACCGTCTCGGCCCCGGTGCTGAGGCTGTATCCCATGCGCAGCGTGCCCAGTTCACCGGCCGCCGCGCTGCGGGCGGTGTCCCACGCCCGGTCCAGCGCCGCCAGCGCGGGCGGCGCGGACTCCGCCAACGCCGCACCGGCCGTGGTCAATGCGACGCTGCGTGTGTTGCGGACCAGCAGAGCCGTGCCGAGTTCCGCCTCCAATCGGCGCATCCGGGCGCTGAGCGCGGGCTGTGCGATACCGATCCGTGCGGCCGCGCGGGTGAAGT from the Embleya scabrispora genome contains:
- a CDS encoding methyltransferase domain-containing protein, whose amino-acid sequence is MNIDPATAPPTVDARSPSHHLATQAHDVWERDVPKPGYVHGYSPVEARRLNDQADTLAALLHAGTVYPAGSRVLEAGCGVGAQTAHLASGSPGAHITAVDVSEDSLAQARARLAAQAPGARVRWRCADLYELPFPDATFDHAFVCFVLEHLKDPEGALEELRRVLRPGGTVTVIEGDHGSAFFHPDSAYARAAIDRQIQLQSAAGGNALIGRRLEPLLSAVGFTDVAVRPCTLYADRSRPGLVEGFTRNTFIAMIEAVRDNALTAGLTTRTEWDRGIVDLYRTAEPGGTFHYTFFKAVAVNPGSPTDAQAAASRSRTASCG
- a CDS encoding LysR family transcriptional regulator; this encodes MAPDTVSLRYFLVLAQELNFTRAAARIGIAQPALSARMRRLEAELGTALLVRNTRSVALTTAGAALAESAPPALAALDRAWDTARSAAAGELGTLRMGYSLSTGAETVPALVDRLMRGNSGLRVGAVPMATPEISPAVADGRIDAGITRGEQPGRGVRRYLLRRQRIGVQLARHHPLAEHPEIEIADAAAYPLRLPDRAANPVIHDQLSALFRDTRPRPRFHTPAVSFDMSQRDLLDGNTLAPAGEAAVTTQPAGLTWRPLRGAPGLTIHLVLPREQSPLHRRIRAVAKTLARELHWPAD